The Silene latifolia isolate original U9 population chromosome Y, ASM4854445v1, whole genome shotgun sequence sequence CTAATATAACTTTCATAAGATGTAGCATAAAAATGAACTCAAATGACTCAAGATGATCAAGTGCAATTTGTGCTTTCGCACGATCATCCACACATTTTGAAGACGATCCAATGTCCTCAAGAACTTCAATAGTATAAGGATACAAAGCAATAAGACTCAAGATTGAATTGAAATGAGAACTCCATCGAGTATCACCCGGCCTACTTAACCCAATTTCTTGATTTAACCCTCTGCCATTTTCAATTTCGCCCAAGTTTAGTGCTTTTAACACTTTTCCAGCTTGAACTTTTTTAGCATCGTCATCCTCTTACAAGATGATGCAACAAAATTAAGCACAATCTCAAGATGCATAAAAAATTTGGCACACTCACAATTTTGTTTAGCAACCGCTACAAGGGTTAGCTGAAGTTGGTGAGCAAAACAATGGACATAATAGGCACAAGGGTTATTCCTCATTATCAAGTTTCTGAGACCATTCAACGCACCTCTCATATTACTTGCTCCGTCATACCCTTGACCACGAATATTTGACATACTCAATGAATGAGTAGcaagtagttttttttttatcgTGGCCATAAGTGTCATACTAGATGTATCATCAACTTTCACAACACCAAGGAATCTTTCGGCTACATATCCCTCCTTATCAAGATAACGCAAACAAATGGCCAATTGCTCTTTATGAGATACATCACTAGACTCGTCGGCTAATATCGCAAATAAATCATTATCAAGATCTTCAACAATTAGTCTAGTAGTTTCTTTGCCACAACATTTGATAAGGTCTTTCTGAATAGTAGGAGTGGTCGCTTGGTGATTACCTGGAGCATTACTAAGAACAATTTTAGCAATATTTTCACTTTTTCCAGCAAGCCATTCCAAAAGTTCAAGAAAATTTCCCTTATTGTTTGAAGTTGCACTTTCATCGTGACCTCGGAATGCTAGACCTTGTTTCAAAAGATACCTCAAACATTGGAGTGAATATGTCAAGCGAGCCTTGTAAATAGCCTTAGCATTGCTACTTACTTTGTCAAGTTTTTCCATTATTGATGTCTTTTGATTTATGAAAAAGTAATATTTTCCTCTAGCTTCATTGTGAAAACTACCATTTTCGCCAACATGTTTGTCAAAAGTTTCTAATGCTTTTTTCCAATTTCTATACCCTCCTTGTACAAATGGATCATACCCGGAAGTATTTGTAATATCCTTGAACAAGTAGCAATAGAAACAAAAAGCCGCATCATTCTTTTCACTATATTCAAGCCAATCATATTTATCATACCATTCAGCTTTAAAGCGGCGTAATTTTTTACCGTGAAGTGTTTGAGGGAAATCTCTCTTTGGCTTTGGTCTACAAGGCTTCTTGTCGATAAATCCCCTTCTTATATCTCGATCATTAGCAAGATAAGACAAAATTGGCATCCGTTTCCCAGGATCATGTGGTAAAATATCAACGTCAAGTTGCTCTTCTTGAGAAGGCATAAAACCAGACCCAACTTCACTTTGATTGCCTACTTGAGTTGGTGTGGGTGAGGGATTTGTTTCATGTTCATCCTCATTTTGGTCAACTTCTTGAATTGGTGTGAGAGACGGCTTCGTTTCATGTTGCTAATTTTGGTTAAATTCTTGAGTTTGAGAAGGGTGTTCAACACTTTGTGACAATGGGGAAGATGATGAAGTAGGTTTATGTGACTTCCTTCCTATAACCACATAGTCTAGTATACTTCTATTCTTCATATCTGCGACGATATTCACGATAACAATCATGTTACAGCAATAACATGATCACTACAATAATCAAAAGTAACGAAACCAATTTCCTCCATCAAAATAGTGTTTACTCAAAAGTCTCTTGTCAATTTTCCAGAGCTTATAATAGTTAATACACAAACCGAAATACGAATCCAAAAGAGCATGATCGAACCAGGACTTCCCTAACTAAAATCATCTCAATATGAGCATATAATATGTTACCATGACACATGAgcaaaaaatataaaatcatTGATATGATCGAGAGTACATTTTCAGCTTCGGCTTTTAACATTGTTTTAATATAAAGGGAAAATTGAATAATATGAAAAGAAAAAGTCGGAGTTGTTGCATTATTTTAGTTCAATAACATGAAAAGGAA is a genomic window containing:
- the LOC141631198 gene encoding uncharacterized protein LOC141631198, which translates into the protein MPSQEEQLDVDILPHDPGKRMPILSYLANDRDIRRGFIDKKPCRPKPKRDFPQTLHGKKLRRFKAEWYDKYDWLEYSEKNDAAFCFYCYLFKDITNTSGYDPFVQGGYRNWKKALETFDKHVGENGSFHNEARGKYYFFINQKTSIMEKLDKVSSNAKAIYKARLTYSLQCLRYLLKQGLAFRGHDESATSNNKGNFLELLEWLAGKSENIAKIVLSNAPGNHQATTPTIQKDLIKCCGKETTRLIVEDLDNDLFAILADESSDVSHKEQLAICLRYLDKEGYVAERFLGVVKVDDTSSMTLMATIKKKLLATHSLSMSNIRGQGYDGASNMREDDDAKKVQAGKVLKALNLGEIENGRGLNQEIGLSRPGDTRWSSHFNSILSLIALYPYTIEVLEDIGSSSKCVDDRAKAQIALDHLESFEFIFMLHLMKVILGYTNDLCQALQRKDQDIVNAMTLVDLTMAQLQHMRDDGWDNFLETVCNFCVKNKIEVPNMSDFYAPPGRSRRSLHKVDNLHRYRVEIYTCVIDNQVEELKSRFDEKSNELLKCMACLSPENVFASFNKLKLVNLAEFYPKDFTTVDIMRLGDQLDIYYRDMKNDSSFHNLKNLGELSVKLVETRKHIVYNWVYLLIKLALILPVATASVEKGLLLHEVCEEQDEK